The genomic segment GCGAGGTCGTCCCCGCCACGCGCTTCGTGGCCGACCTCGGCCTCGAGTCCCTGGAGATCGTCGTGCTCGGCACGATGATCCAGCACCAGTTCGGCCGCCTGCCGTTCTCCGAGTTCCTGGAGGACATCGGCCGCCGCCCCGAGGCCGAGCGCGACATCACGGTCGCCGAGCTCGTCGCCTTCATCTGCGAGCACCGGCCGGATCCGACTCCGGCCCAGGAGGGATGACCATGGCCCCGACCCTGCTCATCGGCCTCGACGGAGCGACCTACACGATCCTCGACCCCTACGTGGAGCAGGGGATCATGCCGTTCGTCGGCGAGCTCATGGGCCGCGGCACCCGCGCCGAGCTGCGGTCGGTCATGCCGCCGCTCACGCCGCCGGCGTGGACGTCGCTCATGACCGGCAAGCACCCTGGCGCCCACGGCGTCTTCGACTTCTTCCAGCGCGACGAGCCCGACAGCGTCTACCTGGGCTTCGCCAGCTCCCAGGACGTCCGCGCCGCCACGATCTGGACCCTGGCCAGCGAGGGTGGCCGCCGGATCCTGTCGCTGAACTTCCCGCTCATGTTCCCGCCGCCGCCCGTGGAGGGCTGCATCGTGCCCGGCGGCATGATGCCCTGGCGCCAGCTGCGGCTGGGCTGCCACCCGGCGGGGCTGTTCGACCGGCTCAAGGAGCTGCCCGGCTTCAACCCGCGCGAGATGCTCGACATGGAGCTCGAGGTCAAGGCGCTGGAGGGCTGCCCCGACGACGAGATCGCCGCGTGGGTCGACCTGCACATCCGCCGCGAGCACCGCTGGTTCGAGGTCGCCCGCCACCTCATGCAGGAGGAGCCCGCCGACCTGATGGCCGTCCTCTTCGACGGTGTCGACAAGCTCCAGCACCTGTGCTGGCGGTTCATCGACCCCGCCTGCCGGCCCGCGGACCCGACCCCCTGGGAGCAGGGGATGATCGAGCGCTGCGAGCGGTACTTCCGCGAGCTCGACGGGATGCTCTCAGAGCTCGTGGAGCTCGCCGGGCCCGAGGCGACGGTCATCGTCGCCTCCGACCACGGCTTCGGGCCCACCCGCGAGGTGTTCCACGTCAACTCGTGGCTGGAGCGCGAGGGCTACCTGACCTGGGCGCAGGGCGGCGGCGACGCCGAGGGCCGCCACGGCACCGACGTGGGCTTCGCCGAGATGACCCGCCACGTCAACGCCGTGGACTGGACGCGCACGATCGCCTACGCGGCGACCCCGAGCAGCCAGGGCATCACGATCGTCGGCACCCTCCCGGGCACCGACACCCCGCTGCCCGCCGACGTGCGCCGCAAGGTCACCGGCGAGATCGTCGAGGGCCTGCGCGCGCTGCGCCGGCCGCACGACGACCGGCCGCTCGTCGCCGACGTGTGGACCCGCGAGGAGGCGTTCGCGGGCCCGTTCGAGGCGCTGGGGCCGGACGTCACCATGGTCCTGGCCGACGCCGGCACGGTGTCGATCCTGCCCTCCGACGAGCTGATCTCGCGCCGCGACGAGCCGCGCGGCCACCACCGCTGGGAGGGCATCTTCATCGCGCAGGGGCCCGGCATCCGTGCGGGCGCGCAGGTCGACGAGCTGTCCATCGTCGACGTCGCGCCGCTGGTGCTGCACCGCCTCGGGCTGCCCGTTCCCGACGACATGGCCGGCCGGGTGCCCACCGAGATCCTCGAGCCCTCCGAGCTCGCGCGCAACGCGCCGCGCAGCGCCCCGGCGGCCGCGGCCCCGGCGCCCGTCCCCGATCGGTCCGCCGATCTCGTCCTCGACGCCGAGGAGCAGGCGGGCGTGATGGACCGCCTGCGCGCCCTGGGCTACGTCGAGTAGAGGAGCCGGCCCGCCCACCATGCCCAAGACCGTCCTGCGCAGCGGGATCCGCATCCACCACCAGTCGGTGGGGGAGGGGCCCGACGTCGTGATGGTGCACGGCATCACCGGCAACCTCGCGGTGTGGCACCTGCGCCTGGTGCCCGCGCTGTGCGACGAGCTGCGCCTGCACACCTACGACCTGCGGGGCCACGGGCACAGCGACACGCCGCCCGACGGCTACACGCTCGACGACATGGCCGCCGACCTGGTGGACCTGCTCGACGCGCTCGAGCTCGAGCGGCCCGCGATCGTCGGCCACAGCTACGGCGCCGACATCGCGCTGTACCTGGCCGCCACCCATCCCGGGCGCGTGAGCAAGGTCATCGCCATCGAGTCTGCCCTGCCCGCGCTGGAGGCCGTCCGCAGCGACGAGGACTGGGTCGGCTGGACCTACTGGGTGCAGGCGCTGGAGGGGGCTGGGCACGTCGTGCCGGCCGACCGCCGCAGCGACCTGCGCTACCTCATGCGCGCGACGATCGACCTGCCCAAGCAGTGGGGTCCCCTGCGGGGACTGCCGCGCAACCCCAAGCCGATGCTGCGCCTCCTGGAGGAGACGACGCTGCCCGAGGACTACCGTCGCGTCGGGTCGCTGTCGCTGGAGCGCATCGCGGAGATCCGGACGCCCGTCGTGCTCATGTACCAGGAGCGGTCGGCGTTCCGTGACACCTTCGACTACCTGCGGGCGCACCTGCCCGACGTCGAACCGATCCTGCTCCCCGCCACCCGGTGGGGGCACTTCGGACCGCTCGAGCAGCCCGAGCTGGTCGCCCAACACGTCCGTGGCCGGCTGCTGCCCGCGGATGCCGATGCTGTCGAGGTGGTCAACGGCTCATGCGTGGACTGAACAACGGCCGGCCGGGCCGTCCCGGAGATGCGGTGCTCGTGACGGGGAGCTCCACGGGGCTCGGGCTCGAGACCGCCCTGTGTCTCGCGTCGAAGGGCTTCGTGGTCTTCGCGGCGGTACGCGACCTGGCCCAGCGCGCCGACGTGCTGAGGGCGGCCGCCGAGCGCGGCGCCAACCTCGCGGTGCTGCGGCTGGACCTCACCGACCCCGAGAGCATCGAGGACGCCGTCGCGACGATCGTCGAGGCGACGGGCGGCATCTACGGCGTGGTCAACAACGGCGGGATCGGCCTGCGCGGCTGCGTCGAGGACTGCTCGCCCGAGGAGATCCGCCAGGTCGTCGACACCAACGTCCTGGGCACGATCGCGGTCACCCGGGCCGTCATCCCGCACATGCGCGAGGCCGGCTGCGGGCGCATCCTCACCGTCTCGTCGGTCGGCGGCCGCATCGCCGGCTTCGGGGTGACGATCTACTGCATGACGAAGTTCGCCCAGGAGGGCCTGGGCGAGGGGCTCGCGGTCGAACTGGCGCCCTTCGGGATCCAGTCGATCATCATCGAGCCCGGGATCATCAAGACGACCCGCTGGTCGCGCCACCGCGGGACCGCCGAGCGAGCGATGAGCGAGGACAGCCCGTACCACGACCTGTTCTGGGCCAGCGAGGCGGAGGCCGACGCCATCGTGGACCGCAACAAGACCAGCCCCGAGCAGGTCGCGCTCACCATCCACCGGGCGATCACCGAGGACGAGCCGCGGCTGCGCTACGTCGTCGGTCGCGGAGCGTCGGTCGCGATCTTCGCCCGCCGCCACCTCCCCGAGCAGATGTTCGAGCGCCTGTACTACGGGCGCCAGGTCCAGCGCCTGCAGCGCAGCACCGCGTCGGCCGGGACCGATGCCCTCGCCGAGGCGCGCCGGTGAGCCGGATCCTCATCACGCTGTGGCCGTTCACCGGCCACCTGCTGCCGCAGATGGCCATCGCCGCGGCGCTGCGCGAGCGCGGCCACGAGGTGGCGTTCTACAGCGGCGACGCCGTCCGCGAGACGATCGAGCGCGAGGGGTACGCGTTCTTCGGCTTCGACCGCGTCGACCAGGAGCGCGCCTTCGCCGCGATGCGCGTCGTCGACGACGGGACGACCAAGGGCCGCCCCGGCCGCGGGCGCCTGCTGCCCATCCTGCGCGACTGGATGGTCGAGACGATCCCGGACCAGATCGCCGACCTCGACGACGTCCTGGCCCGGTTCGCCCCCGACGTGATCGCCACCGACCTCTCCCTGTGGGGGCCGATCATGGTCCTCCACGACCGCGGCCCGGTGCCGGTGGCGCTGTCCTCGACGTTCATGGGCCCGCTCATCCCGGGCCCCGACGCACCGGCCTTCGGCTTCGGGCTGCCGGCCCCGACCACCGCGCGCTCGCGACTGGCCGCGCGTGCGATCACGGCCGCCATCGAGGCCGGCGGCGCGCCGCTGCGCCGCCGCGTGGACGAGATCCGCGCCGGCTTCGGACTGCCCGCGGTCAAGGAGTCGGTCAACCGCTACACGGCGCGCCTGCCGCTCTACCTGGTCGGCAACATCCGCGAGCTCGACTACGACCGCCACGACCTGCCCGAGAGCGTCCACTACGTCGGCAACTGCCTGTGGTTCCCGCCCGAGGCGGCGGGCGCCGCGGCCTGGCTGGACGCGATCCCGGCCGAGCGCCCGTGGGTCCACGTGACCGAGAGCACGCTGGCCTACGGCGACCCGTTCCTGCTGCGCATGGCCGCCGAGGCGCTGGCCGACGAGCCCGTCGAGGTCATCGTCACCACGGGCCGCCAGCGCGACTCCGTGGTGCAGGCGCTCGGCGCGCTGCCGCCCAACGTCCACGTCACCGACTGGCTCAACCACGGCGACCTGCTCCCGCGCTGCGCCGCGGTGGTCACCGTCGGCGGCAAGGCCACGATCCTCTCGGCCATGGAGGCCGGGGTGCCGCTCGTGCTCGTCCCGACGACGTGGGACAAGCCCGACAACGCGCGGCGCGTGACGCGCGTCGGCGCGGGCGTGCGGATCCCCGCACGGCGCTGCACCGCGCCCGACCTGCGCGCCGCCGTGCGTCAGGTGCTCGACGACCCGCGCCACCGCGCCGCGGCGCGCGACATGGCCGCCCGGCTGGCCGCCGCCCCCGGCCCCGCCGCGGCCGCGGACCTGCTCGAGGCGCTCGTCGGCGCCCCGGCGCCCGCGCCGGCCCCGGGGCCCGTGCTGCAGGAGGGCCACGCATGACGCGCGTGCTGTTCTGCTGCTGGCCGTTCGAGGGCCACGTCTTCCCGCAGATGAGCATGGCGTTGGCGCTGCGCGAGCGCGGCCACGAGGTCGCGTTCTGGACCGACGCATCCCAGCGCGAGCTCGTCGAGGGCCAGGGGTTCGAGCTCTTCCCGTTCCGCCGTGTCGCGCCCGCGTGGCTGCGCGTGCACGGCACCGACCGCGGCACGGCGGGCCGGCGCCAGGCGCTGCAGCAGCTGCGCGACGCGCGCGAGTGGATCATCGGGACGATCCCCGACCAGGTCGCCGACCTGCGCGACGTCGTCGCGGCCTACGGCCCCGACGTCGTCGGCGCCGAGGCCTCCATGTGGGGTCCCACGCTGCTGCCCGAGACCCTGCCCGTGCCGGTCGCGCTCGTCTCGCCGCTGACGGGCGCCGAGCTGCCCGGCCCCGACGCGCCGGTGCCCGGTGGGCTCGCGCCGCGGGGCAGCGCCCGCGCGGGCGCCCTGCGCGCGGTCGCCGCGCAGGTCACCACGCTCGTCACGCGCCGGATGCGCACGCGCATCGACGGCTACCGGGCCGACCAGGGCCTCGGCCCGCTCGGTGGCACGGTGCACGAGGCGCTGGGCCGCCTCCCGCTGTATCTCGTGCTGAGCACGCCCGAGCTGGACTACCGCCGCACCGACCTTCCGCCCAACGTGCACTACGTCGGCGCGTGCCTGTGGCACCCGCCCGAGCCGCCCGGGACGCTGGCCGCGCTGGACGCGATCCCCGCCGGGCGCCCGTGGGTCCACGTCACCGAGGGCACGTCGCACTTCAGGGACCACGTCGTCCTGCGCGCCGCCGCGCAGGGCCTGGGCGGTGGACCCTACGAGGCGATCCTGACGACCGGCCGCGGCCGCGACGCCGCGACGATGGGCCTCGGCGCCCCCGCGGCCAACGTCCACATCACCGACTGGCTCAGCCACGACGTGCTGCTGCCGCGCTGCCGCGCGATCGTCACCACCGGCGGCATGGGCACCGTCATGGCCGCGCTGCGCGACGGCGTGCCGCTCGTCGTCGTGCCCACCGACTGGGACAAGCCGGCCAGCGCCGCGCGCATCGTCGCCGCCGGGGCGGGCCTCCGGCTCATGCCGCGCCGCTGCACGCCCGAGCGCCTGCGCGACGCGGTCGAGGAGGTCCTCGGCGATCCGCGTCACCTGGCCGGCGCGCAACGCGCCGCCCAGCAGCTCGCCGCCGCGCCCGGGCCGGCAGGCGCCGCCCGGCTCATCGCGAACCTTGCCACGACCGGCGGGTCTGCCCCCCGCTCCACGCCGTTTACGAGGTCAGCCTCATGAACCCCCGTCGCCCGGGCACGCCCCGGACCCTCCGAGCGCTCGTCGCCCGCGTCGTCGTGCCCGCCGTCCTGCTGGCCTGCGTGCTCGGCACGAGCGCCCAGGCCGCGGTCCCCGGCGTCGACGTGATCGCCCAGCGCGGCTTCGGCAACGTGCACAACAGCTACGCCTGGGGCATGGCGTGGTTCAAGGGCGCGCTCTACGTGGGCACGGGCCGCTACGTGGCGTGCATGGAGGCGGCGACGACCGACTTCTACTTCCCGGTCGCCAAGACCTACCGGCCGTACAAGATGCCCAGCATCCACTGCCCGCGCAACCGCTGGAACATGGACCTGCGGGCGGAGATCTGGCGCTACACGCCGTGGAACAAGACCTGGGTGCGCGTCTATCGCTCGCCCGCGGTCAACAACCCGCGGTCGCCCGGCAAGCTCATCGCCCGCGACATCGCCTACCGCGGGATGAGCGTGCGCAAGGGCCCCGACGGCCGCGAGGCGCTGTTCGTCAGCGGCGTCTCGCCCGACGAGATCGTGCCCGAGCTGCGCCACAAGGCGTCGCCCCGCCTGCTGCGCACCTACGACGGCCTGACCTACACGAACCTCGCGCACTCCTTCGTGGTGGACAAGACCGGCTCGCTGCGCGACCAGCGCGTGATGGGCTTCCGCGGCATCACGTGGTGGCGCGGGCGCATGTACGCGCTGGCCTCGACCGCCTACGCGGGCGACGGCGCCCTCTTCGAGGTCCTCGATCCCTGGCGGACCGACCACAAGCCGTCGCGCTTCCGCCAGGTCTCGGCGCCCTGGATGCACGTCTTCGAGATCGAGGTCTACCGGGGCGGCCTGTACATCGGCTCGGGCAGCGCCAAGAAGGGCTACTCGGTCTGGAAGACCACGCGGACGAGCAAGCCGTTCCACTTCAAGCCGATCGTCACCGACGGCGCGGGGCGCGGGCCGAAGATGACCGGCGTCATCGCCATGCACGTCTTCAAGGACCACCTCTACGTCAGCGCGGTGAGCTGGTACGCGACGGACGACATCCCGACGACGGAGATGATCCGCATCGACCACCGGGACGACTGGCAGGTCGTCGTCGGGCGCCCGCGCGTCGCGGCCGACGGCATCTACCGCTACCCGATCAGCGGCCTGATGGACGGGTTCGAGAACGTGTTCATGCCCCACATCTGGCGGATCTCCGACCAGAACGGTGCGCTGTACGCCGGCACGCTGGACTGGAGCTACCTGCTGCAGGACAGCAAGAACTGGCCGCCGGACGACAAGCCCAACAACGACCAGTTCTCCGGGCTGCTCAGCCAGGTGCTCGCCGGCGAGCTGGGCTTCGACGTCTGGACGACGTGCGACGGCATCGACTGGTTCCCGGCCACCCGCACCTCGTTCAGCGGCGACGAGTACGACTTCGGCGTGCGGACGATGCAGCCGGCCCCCAACGGCAAGATGTACATCGGCACGGCGGACCACGCCCACGGCACGCGGATCTTCTCCAGCGACGCCAACGACTGCCAGGCGTTCCCCGGCACCAACGGCACGCCGGTCAGGTCCAGCCCGACGCCGACGGTGTCGGCGACCACCGCCGCCATGCGGCCCCAGCACCTGCTCACCGACGTCCAGCGCGACGGGACCGTGCTCTCGTGGGAGCGTGGCGCCAGGGCCGCCCGGTACGACGTGGTCCGCACGACGCCGACCGACATCGTGTTGAACTTCATGGCGCCGCTGACCGATCCCGACGGCTTCACCTACGACGGACAGCTGCCGCAGATCGTGCCCTACGGCACGCCGAACGCCACCCCGATCGACGTGCCGCTGCCCGGCAAGTCCGAGGTCATCGGGACCACGACGGGCTCGTTCTTCGTCGACCGCACCGCGGTGCCCGGCGCGCGCTACACCTACTCCGTCGTGGCGCAGGGCCCGGCCGGGCAGCGTCCGGCGTCGAACTTCCAGGCCGTGCCCGACCCGCGGCCGGCCGCGACGTTCGCCCAGCTGCAGAAGGTGCTGCCGACGGCACGGGCCGCGTCCCTGCAGGACGACCGGGCCCTCTGGGACGGGGCCGACCGGGCCCAGGCGCTGGCCGGCGTGCGGCAGCTGGCGCGCACCGCCGACAGCGACACCGCGCGCGACATCGCCCGCCGGCTCGCGCGGCGCCTGCAGTACGCCGACGTGGCCGGCCGACCGGTCGGGGGGCGCTGACATGCGCCTCACGCTGCTGACCGTCGGGTCCCGCGGCGACGTCCAGCCGTTCGTCGCGCTCGGCGCGGGCCTGGCCCGCGCGGGCCACGAGGTGCGTCTGGCCACCCACCCGCGCTACGAGCGTCTGGTGACCGGCGCCGGCCTGGAGTTCGCCCCGCTGGCCGAGGGCCATCTCAGCCGCGGCACCGAGACCGCCGCGGGCCGCGCCTGGATCGAGAAGGGCTCCTACCGCCTGCCGACCTGGGTCGGCTTCCTGCGCGACGCCCGGTCGGTCGCCGACCGGCGCCTGGCCGACGCCGCGGCCGCCTGCGAGGGCGCGCAGGCCATCGTGGCCTCCAACCTGGCCTTCGTGCTCGGCTGGCAGATGGCCGACCACCTCCGCGTGCCGCTCGTGCGCGCCTACATCGAGCCCCCGGCCTGGATGTTCCCGTCCAAGCGCCGCGCGGCGCGGCTGGCGCCGGCGATCCGCCAGGTCGCCTGGGCCGCCGCGAAGCCGTGGCTCGACGGGGTGCGCCGGCGCGCCATCGGGATCGGCCGGGTGCCCCTGCGCGAGCCGTTCGCCGGCCTGGACCGCTCCGGCTCGCTGGTCCTGTACGCGTTCAGCCGCGAGGTGCTCGACCCGCCGGCGACCGCGGGCCGGCGGGCCGAGGTCACGGGCTACTGGTTCACCGACACCACGTTCGACCCCGAGCCGCCGCCCGGGCTCGAGGCCTTCCTGGCCGACGGGGCGCCGCCGGTGTCCATCGGCTTCGCCACGATGATCGACCCCGACCCGGCGGCCTCCACCGCGTTCGTGGTCAAGGCGCTGGCGCTGGCCGGGCGGCGCGCGGTCCTCATCCGCGGCGACCAGCCCATCGACGCGGCGGCGCTGCCCGACGAGGTGTTCGTGATCGACACGGTCTCGCACGCCTGGCTGTTCCCGCGCTGCGCCGCCGCCGTGCACTACGCCCCGGCCGGCACGACCGCCGCGGCGCTGCGGGCCGGCATCCCCTCGGTGACGATCCCGCACATGACCGACCAGTTCCTCTGGGCGCGACGGCTGCACGAGCTCGGCGTGGCCCCCGAGCCGATCCCGCGCCTGGAGCTGACGGCCGAGCGGCTGGGCGAGGCGATCCGCGTGGCCTCCGGCGGCGTCGAGATGCGCGGCCGTGCCGCCGCGCTGGGCCAGCGGATCCGCGCCGAGGACGGCGTCGGCCGCGCCGTCGAGCTCATCGGGCGCGAGCTCGGCGTCCCGCCTCCCGGGCC from the Baekduia soli genome contains:
- a CDS encoding glycosyltransferase, with the translated sequence MRLTLLTVGSRGDVQPFVALGAGLARAGHEVRLATHPRYERLVTGAGLEFAPLAEGHLSRGTETAAGRAWIEKGSYRLPTWVGFLRDARSVADRRLADAAAACEGAQAIVASNLAFVLGWQMADHLRVPLVRAYIEPPAWMFPSKRRAARLAPAIRQVAWAAAKPWLDGVRRRAIGIGRVPLREPFAGLDRSGSLVLYAFSREVLDPPATAGRRAEVTGYWFTDTTFDPEPPPGLEAFLADGAPPVSIGFATMIDPDPAASTAFVVKALALAGRRAVLIRGDQPIDAAALPDEVFVIDTVSHAWLFPRCAAAVHYAPAGTTAAALRAGIPSVTIPHMTDQFLWARRLHELGVAPEPIPRLELTAERLGEAIRVASGGVEMRGRAAALGQRIRAEDGVGRAVELIGRELGVPPPGPGAPARAERPASTLAANPHP
- a CDS encoding glycosyltransferase codes for the protein MSRILITLWPFTGHLLPQMAIAAALRERGHEVAFYSGDAVRETIEREGYAFFGFDRVDQERAFAAMRVVDDGTTKGRPGRGRLLPILRDWMVETIPDQIADLDDVLARFAPDVIATDLSLWGPIMVLHDRGPVPVALSSTFMGPLIPGPDAPAFGFGLPAPTTARSRLAARAITAAIEAGGAPLRRRVDEIRAGFGLPAVKESVNRYTARLPLYLVGNIRELDYDRHDLPESVHYVGNCLWFPPEAAGAAAWLDAIPAERPWVHVTESTLAYGDPFLLRMAAEALADEPVEVIVTTGRQRDSVVQALGALPPNVHVTDWLNHGDLLPRCAAVVTVGGKATILSAMEAGVPLVLVPTTWDKPDNARRVTRVGAGVRIPARRCTAPDLRAAVRQVLDDPRHRAAARDMAARLAAAPGPAAAADLLEALVGAPAPAPAPGPVLQEGHA
- a CDS encoding phosphopantetheine-binding protein, which gives rise to MTPTSTDAAVMAGVLDLLGELAGDWEYDGEVVPATRFVADLGLESLEIVVLGTMIQHQFGRLPFSEFLEDIGRRPEAERDITVAELVAFICEHRPDPTPAQEG
- a CDS encoding alpha/beta fold hydrolase, with the translated sequence MPKTVLRSGIRIHHQSVGEGPDVVMVHGITGNLAVWHLRLVPALCDELRLHTYDLRGHGHSDTPPDGYTLDDMAADLVDLLDALELERPAIVGHSYGADIALYLAATHPGRVSKVIAIESALPALEAVRSDEDWVGWTYWVQALEGAGHVVPADRRSDLRYLMRATIDLPKQWGPLRGLPRNPKPMLRLLEETTLPEDYRRVGSLSLERIAEIRTPVVLMYQERSAFRDTFDYLRAHLPDVEPILLPATRWGHFGPLEQPELVAQHVRGRLLPADADAVEVVNGSCVD
- a CDS encoding fibronectin type III domain-containing protein, producing MNPRRPGTPRTLRALVARVVVPAVLLACVLGTSAQAAVPGVDVIAQRGFGNVHNSYAWGMAWFKGALYVGTGRYVACMEAATTDFYFPVAKTYRPYKMPSIHCPRNRWNMDLRAEIWRYTPWNKTWVRVYRSPAVNNPRSPGKLIARDIAYRGMSVRKGPDGREALFVSGVSPDEIVPELRHKASPRLLRTYDGLTYTNLAHSFVVDKTGSLRDQRVMGFRGITWWRGRMYALASTAYAGDGALFEVLDPWRTDHKPSRFRQVSAPWMHVFEIEVYRGGLYIGSGSAKKGYSVWKTTRTSKPFHFKPIVTDGAGRGPKMTGVIAMHVFKDHLYVSAVSWYATDDIPTTEMIRIDHRDDWQVVVGRPRVAADGIYRYPISGLMDGFENVFMPHIWRISDQNGALYAGTLDWSYLLQDSKNWPPDDKPNNDQFSGLLSQVLAGELGFDVWTTCDGIDWFPATRTSFSGDEYDFGVRTMQPAPNGKMYIGTADHAHGTRIFSSDANDCQAFPGTNGTPVRSSPTPTVSATTAAMRPQHLLTDVQRDGTVLSWERGARAARYDVVRTTPTDIVLNFMAPLTDPDGFTYDGQLPQIVPYGTPNATPIDVPLPGKSEVIGTTTGSFFVDRTAVPGARYTYSVVAQGPAGQRPASNFQAVPDPRPAATFAQLQKVLPTARAASLQDDRALWDGADRAQALAGVRQLARTADSDTARDIARRLARRLQYADVAGRPVGGR
- a CDS encoding alkaline phosphatase family protein — protein: MAPTLLIGLDGATYTILDPYVEQGIMPFVGELMGRGTRAELRSVMPPLTPPAWTSLMTGKHPGAHGVFDFFQRDEPDSVYLGFASSQDVRAATIWTLASEGGRRILSLNFPLMFPPPPVEGCIVPGGMMPWRQLRLGCHPAGLFDRLKELPGFNPREMLDMELEVKALEGCPDDEIAAWVDLHIRREHRWFEVARHLMQEEPADLMAVLFDGVDKLQHLCWRFIDPACRPADPTPWEQGMIERCERYFRELDGMLSELVELAGPEATVIVASDHGFGPTREVFHVNSWLEREGYLTWAQGGGDAEGRHGTDVGFAEMTRHVNAVDWTRTIAYAATPSSQGITIVGTLPGTDTPLPADVRRKVTGEIVEGLRALRRPHDDRPLVADVWTREEAFAGPFEALGPDVTMVLADAGTVSILPSDELISRRDEPRGHHRWEGIFIAQGPGIRAGAQVDELSIVDVAPLVLHRLGLPVPDDMAGRVPTEILEPSELARNAPRSAPAAAAPAPVPDRSADLVLDAEEQAGVMDRLRALGYVE
- a CDS encoding SDR family oxidoreductase translates to MRGLNNGRPGRPGDAVLVTGSSTGLGLETALCLASKGFVVFAAVRDLAQRADVLRAAAERGANLAVLRLDLTDPESIEDAVATIVEATGGIYGVVNNGGIGLRGCVEDCSPEEIRQVVDTNVLGTIAVTRAVIPHMREAGCGRILTVSSVGGRIAGFGVTIYCMTKFAQEGLGEGLAVELAPFGIQSIIIEPGIIKTTRWSRHRGTAERAMSEDSPYHDLFWASEAEADAIVDRNKTSPEQVALTIHRAITEDEPRLRYVVGRGASVAIFARRHLPEQMFERLYYGRQVQRLQRSTASAGTDALAEARR
- a CDS encoding nucleotide disphospho-sugar-binding domain-containing protein; this translates as MTRVLFCCWPFEGHVFPQMSMALALRERGHEVAFWTDASQRELVEGQGFELFPFRRVAPAWLRVHGTDRGTAGRRQALQQLRDAREWIIGTIPDQVADLRDVVAAYGPDVVGAEASMWGPTLLPETLPVPVALVSPLTGAELPGPDAPVPGGLAPRGSARAGALRAVAAQVTTLVTRRMRTRIDGYRADQGLGPLGGTVHEALGRLPLYLVLSTPELDYRRTDLPPNVHYVGACLWHPPEPPGTLAALDAIPAGRPWVHVTEGTSHFRDHVVLRAAAQGLGGGPYEAILTTGRGRDAATMGLGAPAANVHITDWLSHDVLLPRCRAIVTTGGMGTVMAALRDGVPLVVVPTDWDKPASAARIVAAGAGLRLMPRRCTPERLRDAVEEVLGDPRHLAGAQRAAQQLAAAPGPAGAARLIANLATTGGSAPRSTPFTRSAS